In a single window of the Zea mays cultivar B73 chromosome 5, Zm-B73-REFERENCE-NAM-5.0, whole genome shotgun sequence genome:
- the LOC100282130 gene encoding N-carbamoylputrescine amidase, whose amino-acid sequence MAAAAGRKVAVAAVQFACTDVEAENVATAERLIREAHKKGAKIVLVQELFEGHYFCQAQRLDFFRRAKPYKGNPTIIRMQQLAKELEVVIPVSFFEEANNAHYNSVAIIDADGADLGLYRKSHIPDGPGYQEKFYFNPGDTGFKAFKTKYATIGVGICWDQWFPECARAMALLGAEILFYPTAIGSEPQDCNLDSREHWKRVMQGHAGANLVPLVASNRIGRETVDTEHGKSSITFYGNSFIAGPTGEIVKLANDKDEEVLVAEFDLDEIKSIRHGWGIFRDRRPELYKVLLTLDGEKQS is encoded by the exons atgGCTGCAGCCGCGGGGAGGAAGGTGGCGGTCGCCGCCGTGCAGTTCGCCTGCACCGACGTCGAGGCGGAGAACGTCGCCACCGCCGAGAG GTTGATTAGAGAAGCACACAAGAAAGGTGCAAAGATTGTACTCGTTCAG GAATTGTTTGAGGGGCACTATTTCTGCCAAGCTCAAAGACTGGATTTCTTTCGGCGCGCTAAGCCTTACAAAGGCAATCCAACTATTATAAG GATGCAACAGCTTGCAAAGGAGCTGGAAGTTGTCATACCTGTCAGTTTTTTCGAAGAAGCAAACAATGCACATTATAATTCGGTGGCTATTATCGATGCTGATGGCGCTGATCTTGGACTCTATCGCAAATCACACATTCCAGATGGACCAG GATATCAAGAGAAGTTTTATTTCAACCCCGGTGACACTGGCTTTAAG GCTTTCAAAACCAAGTATGCCACCATTGGTGTTG GAATCTGCTGGGATCAGTGGTTTCCAGAGTGTGCAAGAGCAATGGCACTTCTGGGGGCTGAAATACTGTTTTATCCCACTGCAATTGGATCCGAACCCCAGGATTGTAACCTGGATTCCCGTGAACATTGGAAGCGGGTTATGCAAGGCCATGCTGGTGCCAACTTG GTCCCTCTTGTTGCTTCCAACCGGATTGGCAGAGAAACTGTTGACACTGAGCATGGCAAGAGCTCGATAACCTTCTATGGGAATTCCTTCATTGCAG GACCAACCGGAGAAATAGTGAAGCTTGCTAACGACAAAGACGAGGAAGTGCTGGTGGCAGAGTTTGACTTGGATGAGATCAAGTCGATTAGGCATGGTTGGGGGATATTCAGGGACCGGCGCCCTGAACTATACAAAGTGCTACTGACGTTGGATGGCGAGAAACAATCATAA
- the LOC100282243 gene encoding ATPase inhibitor — protein sequence MATRRTVAASVTAQRPAWAAVARRMEGVSRYFSDKASGRLLSEEERAAENVYIQKMEREKLEKLRRKEDKAKAEAAKRAAAAARGDTKNGEEAHPS from the exons ATGGCTACAAGAAGGACCGTGGCGGCGAGCGTTACTGCCCAGCGGCCTGCGTGGGCGGCCGTGGCGAGGAGGATGGAGGGCGTGTCGCGCTACTTCAGCGACAAGGCCTCCGGCAGGCTGCTCAGCGAGGAGGAGCGCGCCGCCGAGAACGTCTACATACAG AAGATGGAGCGGGAGAAGCTGGAGAAACTGAGGAGGAAGGAGGACAAGGCCAAGGCCGAGGCGGCCAAgagggccgccgccgccgccagaggCGACACGAAG AATGGTGAGGAGGCTCATCCGAGCTGA